A DNA window from Pogona vitticeps strain Pit_001003342236 chromosome 2, PviZW2.1, whole genome shotgun sequence contains the following coding sequences:
- the VWA7 gene encoding von Willebrand factor A domain-containing protein 7 isoform X2, which translates to MDHTLAWFWHLLWMLTLWCFHPQEVHAFFPNFWTRAMTFTWGSITHQDITEEAILNITVRLFAEMSHSTEGKRLQEEDFKDKTLLADDIFAAFYGPGVSPKRFCGAMAQVGNANAAMDFDSATRNDPVLHFDSELIYSSNAWLLQARKEILQAVRSEQYSIARVKLGQLLHSLQDFYSHSNWVELGNQQIHPDLVQPGREIKSIAKAGVRTCKDCSDWTCKGNLLENVAAKGLLTTGYYGSDPEKPTGKCSHGGRFDDSRHKEPRGGINKDSASFFFSPHHYLHSEAAALALEATKRFLEQLWREIGSKPFMRLLDISPATGLSFVVDTTGSMGDEINAAKVQAREIIDRRRGTPQEPDFYILVPFHDPEFGPVHKSSDPEEFWKMFNNVIPLSGGDEPEMCLSALELALQDSPPFSEIFVFTDASAKDAHLKNSVESLIQEKKCKVTFLITEDPSRTRTKRETLAPDRFNLYIHLAHISGGQILFTDDKNIRQVTEIIGESSISSMTLFRHQKGNIFSLDGARQKIKKRTIQQEEVHHFLIDSLVDKVVATIQGAIRAFQISDPTGETQHHSSTQGPLAKIEIIGGIYRVFLTPPVCVGEWTLKLRSEGHYLVHIQGQSRLDFLYYFAVPVEGRHPGLFMMDSHPIEGLPTYLVVKAIGLNHSESGSVQLQAVTLEGQTGSLGELKLKGGGRRADLFVAELPPTLSSSSNFSIVVHGVDGEGRKLARAAPQAATVMGSLLELNRDTPVFPGRPVSIAWKMTNPGSPKQYALEVSSVRRFPTNISSSRLSLGLNQTATGQIFLNVPNATAPGSVITVTLQANLVHPAGDPSFAHIQLLVMPLPTVQIFSPPVCKVTSLDGSCAPPPAPCSSQHWTATVQIRDEAGIRSVQAEGGAAVPHQADELAESVTYSSDCCSQQAELEVTNLLGQRYRCQVTAPPAVLPTKARSTLLPKVIAIAGLAPPVAPPWWCWVWMTFLAMDWMGL; encoded by the exons GACAAGACCCTTTTGGCTGATGACATCTTTGCTGCTTTCTATGGTCCTGGGGTGTCACCCAAGCGCTTTTGTGGCGCCATGGCCCAAGTGGGCAATGCCAATGCCGCCATGGACTTCGACAGTGCCACACGAAACGATCCCGTGCTCCACTTTGATTCTGAGCTCATCTACTCCAGCAACGCTTGGCTGTTGCAGGCCCGCAAAGAGATCCTTCAAGCGGTGCGCTCGGAGCAGTACAGCATCGCCCGGGTCAAGCTGGGCCAGCTGCTACATTCTTTACAG GATTTCTACAGCCACAGCAACTGGGTTGAACTTGGAAATCAGCAGATACACCCCGATCTGGTCCAGCCAGGACGAGAAATCAAGTCCATTGCTAAAG CTGGCGTCCGGACTTGCAAGGACTGCAGTGACTGGACGTGTAAAGGAAATCTCTTGGAAAATGTGGCTGCGAAAGGGCTCCTGACGACTGGTTACTATGGCAGCGATCCTGAGAAACCAACCG GGAAGTGCAGCCATGGCGGGAGATTTGACGATAGCCGCCACAAGGAGCCTCGTGGGGGTATCAATAAAGACAgtgcttccttcttcttttcccctcacCACTATCTGCACAGCGAGGCGGCTGCTTTGGCCTTGGAAGCCACCAAACGCTTCTTGGAGCAGCTGTGGAGAGAAATAGGGAGCAAGCCATTCATGAG GCTACTGGATATCAGTCCAGCCACAGGTCTGAGTTTTGTTGTGGATACCACAGGAAGCATGGGAGATGAGATCAATGCTGCTAAGGTCCAGGCACGAGAAATCATTGACCGGCGCCGTGGAACCCCTCAAGAGCCAGATTTCTACATTTTAGTGCCTTTCCATGATCCCG AGTTTGGCCCTGTTCATAAGAGCAGTGACCCAGAAGAATTTTGGAAAATGTTCAACAACGTCATTCCTCTGTCCGGCGGGGATGAGCCAGAAATGTGCCTTTCTGCACTGGAG CTTGCCCTCCAGGATTCACCACCCTTCTCTGAAATCTTTGTTTTCACGGATGCCTCTGCAAAAGATGCTCATCTCAAGAACAGTGTGGAATCTCTCAttcaggagaagaaatgcaag GTGACCTTCCTAATTACAGAAGACCCATCCAGGACCCGAACAAAGCGGGAGACTCTTGCCCCAGACCGATTCAACCTCTATATACATCTAGCTCACATTTCGGGTGGCCAGATCTTATTTACAGATGACAAGAATATCCGGCAGGTGACGGAGATCATTGGTGAATCCAGCATATCTTCG ATGACCCTCTTCCGCCACCAGAAAGGAAATATCTTCAGCCTTGACGGGGCCCGACAAAAGATAAAGAAGCGGACAATACAGCAAGAGGAAGTTCACCATTTCTTGATCGACAGCTTGGTGGACAAAGTGGTTGCAACCATCCAAGGTGCCATTCGGGCCTTTCAGATATCAGACCCTACTG GAGAGACCCAGCATCATTCATCAACCCAGGGTCCCTTAGCAAAGATTGAAATCATTGGTGGCATCTACAGGGTGTTTCTTACTCCCCCTGTCTGTGTTGGCGAGTGGACTTTGAAGCTTCGTTCTGAAGGCCATTATCTGGTGCATATCCAGG GTCAGAGCAGGCTTGATTTCCTGTATTACTTTGCTGTTCCGGTGGAAGGACGCCACCCAGGGCTATTCATGATGGACAGTCACCCTATAGAAG GTCTGCCCACTTACCTGGTTGTTAAGGCAATCGGCTTGAATCACTCAGAATCCGGCTCCGTTCAGCTGCAGGCGGTGACCTTGGAGGGCCAGACGGGGAGCCTCGGGGAACTGAAGCTGAAAGGCGGAGGCCGACGGGCTGACCTCTTCGTGGCGGAGCTGCCGCCGACTCTATCGAGCAGCAGTAACTTCTCCATCGTGGTGCATGGTGTAGATGGCGAGGGCAGGAAGCTGGCAAGGGCTGCTCCTCAAGCTGCCACTGTGATGGGATCCCTGCTGGAG CTGAACAGAGACACTCCTGTGTTCCCAGGGCGGCCTGTCTCCATTGCCTGGAAGATGACAAACCCTGGCTCACCGAAGCAGTACGCTCTGGAAGTGAGCAGTGTGCGCCGGTTCCCAACCAACATCTCCAGCTCCAG GCTATCGTTAGGCCTTAACCAAACAGCGACAGGACAGATCTTCCTGAATGTACCTAATGCAACTGCTCCTGGTTCGGTGATCACTGTAACCCTGCAAGCCAACCTTGTTCACCCAGCTGGGGATCCTAGTTTTGCTCATATCCAGCTGCTTGTCATGCCCTTGCCTACG GTGCAGATTTTCTCCCCGCCGGTCTGCAAAGTCACATCTCTGGACGGTTCCTGTGCCCCACCACCAGCCCCTTGTAGCAGCCAACATTGGACAGCTACCGTGCAAATTAGGGATGAGGCTGGCATTCGCTCAGTGCAGGCAGAAGGGGGCGCGGCGGTACCTCACCAAGCTGATGAACTGGCAGAATCAGTCACTTATTCCTCGGACTGTTGCTCACAGCAGGCTGAGCTGGAGGTCACCAATCTGCTTGGGCAGAGGTATCGGTGTCAGGTCACGGCACCCCCAGCCGTTCTTCCTACTAAGGCACGATCAACGCTGCTTCCTAAAGTTATTGCGATTGCAGGGCTGGCCCCACCGGTTGCTCCCCCCTGGTGGTGTTGGGTATGGATGACCTTCCTGGCAATGGACTGGATGGGACTCTAA